A stretch of Henckelia pumila isolate YLH828 chromosome 4, ASM3356847v2, whole genome shotgun sequence DNA encodes these proteins:
- the LOC140860786 gene encoding uncharacterized protein, whose product MDSSSSSSYDSYSSNASSVQLNPRYHEQERTTGKSLMGFRSSLHSVRKRPSSKNIMKKPIAPLPPTPPKIYKVDPLAFKDVVQKLTSAQEFQPTRLQEVAPPPLSLAPPRAHRLGVAPFTEETQRRSFDSAFGDLSPLGFSLSPASLDWCSSFLFSPTTISAVESNSVLY is encoded by the coding sequence ATggactcttcttcttcttcttcctacGATTCTTATTCATCAAATGCTTCATCAGTTCAACTTAACCCTCGATATCATGAACAAGAAAGAACGACCGGAAAATCCCTGATGGGTTTCCGTTCATCGCTCCATTCGGTTCGTAAGCGCCCCTCCTCCAAAAATATCATGAAGAAACCCATCGCACCATTGCCGCCGACCCCACCAAAAATCTACAAGGTCGATCCCCTTGCCTTTAAGGATGTTGTTCAGAAGCTGACCAGTGCACAGGAGTTCCAGCCAACGCGgctgcaggaggtggctccgCCGCCGCTCAGCCTCGCTCCGCCGCGGGCTCATCGGCTGGGCGTGGCGCCGTTCACTGAAGAAACGCAACGGAGATCATTTGATAGTGCTTTTGGGGACCTGAGTCCGCTTGGGTTCAGCTTGTCACCTGCGTCCCTTGATTGGTGTTCGTCTTTTCTCTTCAGCCCGACAACCATTTCTGCTGTGGAGTCGAATTCAGTTCTATATTAA
- the LOC140865769 gene encoding ACT domain-containing protein ACR1-like isoform X2, with the protein MLLEIVQVLTDLELVILKAYISSDGSWLMDVFHVTDQKGKKIKDERVIHRIHEGICDSRRVSRPQQPRVGRTALEMTGIDRPGLMSEMLAVLVELGCNVSSAMAWTHNNRAACIIYVDDSSKGGPIMDPRRVAEVHTQLENVVDAHHYNDERHSVRLAAPSTCQTHTERRLHQLMAADRDYEECCPCRGSGNDDEDVDQVYRDEGQRKKECDGTHVKIDKCKENGYSAVTIRCRDRPKLLYDTLCTLTDLHYIVFHAAMSSNEAIAFQEYYVRHENGYALDSEAERLKVTQCLVAATERRNSDGLRLDICTRNRTGLLSDLTRVFRESGLSITRAEIGTRGENAIGTFYVKDMSGQKVNPETLEMVTQEIEGSIVVANTSSESSPEATSPETCRSSTGKTQQFSLGNFLREQLERLSSNFKPLKGEHSPVNDRQLPCKNGQAKVYL; encoded by the exons ATGCTGCTGGAGATTGTCCAAGTTTTGACGGATCTTGAACTTGTTATTTTGAAAGCATACATCTCGTCTGATGGCAGTTGGCTCATGGATG TCTTTCATGTAACAGACCAGAAGGGGAAAAAGATTAAGGATGAAAGGGTCATACATCGCATCCATGAG GGTATCTGCGATAGTAGGAGAGTCTCCAGGCCCCAGCAACCACGGGTAGGACGCACGGCACTTGAGATGACTGGGATAGATAGGCCAGGTTTGATGTCCGAGATGTTAGCCGTGCTAGTCGAGCTAGGATGTAATGTTTCCTCAGCCATGGCATGGACTCACAACAACCGAGCTGCGTGCATTATTTACGTAGATGATAGTTCTAAAGGCGGGCCTATCATGGACCCTAGACGAGTGGCCGAGGTGCATACACAACTTGAAAATGTTGTCGATGCCCATCACTACAACGACGAGAGGCATAGCGTGAGATTGGCTGCCCCGTCTACATGTCAAACCCACACAGAGAGACGGCTCCACCAGCTGATGGCAGCTGATAGAGACTACGAGGAATGCTGTCCGTGTCGTGGTAGTGGTAATGACGATGAGGATGTTGATCAAGTGTACCGGGACGAAGGGCAGAGGAAGAAAGAATGTGACGGCACGCATGTGAAAATTGACAAGTGCAAAGAAAATGGATATTCCGCTGTGACGATAAGGTGTAGAGATCGGCCTAAGTTGTTATACGACACACTATGTACTTTGACAGATCTGCACTATATTGTCTTCCATGCTGCTATGAGCTCCAATGAAGCTATTGCTTTCCAG GAGTACTATGTAAGACATGAGAATGGATATGCTTTAGATTCTGAAGCTGAGAGGCTAAAGGTTACTCAGTGTTTGGTTGCTGCCACAGAAAGAAGAAATTCTGAT GGATTAAGACTGGATATTTGCACAAGAAACAGAACGGGATTGCTATCGGACCTCACTCGAGTTTTTCGAGAGAGTGGATTATCCATAACTAGGGCCGAGATTGGCACCCGGGGTGAAAACGCCATCGGAACATTCTACGTGAAAGACATGTCGGGGCAAAAAGTAAATCCAGAAACCCTGGAAATGGTGACTCAAGAAATCGAAGGCTCCATTGTTGTCGCGAATACATCTTCTGAATCATCCCCCGAAGCGACATCCCCGGAAACATGTAGAAGCAGTACAGGAAAAACTCAACAATTTTCACTGGGGAACTTTCTGCGCGAACAGCTGGAGCGGCTTTCGAGCAATTTTAAACCCCTAAAAGGTGAGCATTCACCGGTTAATGATCGGCAGTTGCCATGCAAAAATGGACAGGCTAAGGTTTATTTATGA
- the LOC140865769 gene encoding ACT domain-containing protein ACR1-like isoform X1: MDITYKPSIHPQFEELMERIHPPRVCIDNDTFPDLTLVKVDSTNKHGMLLEIVQVLTDLELVILKAYISSDGSWLMDVFHVTDQKGKKIKDERVIHRIHEGICDSRRVSRPQQPRVGRTALEMTGIDRPGLMSEMLAVLVELGCNVSSAMAWTHNNRAACIIYVDDSSKGGPIMDPRRVAEVHTQLENVVDAHHYNDERHSVRLAAPSTCQTHTERRLHQLMAADRDYEECCPCRGSGNDDEDVDQVYRDEGQRKKECDGTHVKIDKCKENGYSAVTIRCRDRPKLLYDTLCTLTDLHYIVFHAAMSSNEAIAFQEYYVRHENGYALDSEAERLKVTQCLVAATERRNSDGLRLDICTRNRTGLLSDLTRVFRESGLSITRAEIGTRGENAIGTFYVKDMSGQKVNPETLEMVTQEIEGSIVVANTSSESSPEATSPETCRSSTGKTQQFSLGNFLREQLERLSSNFKPLKGEHSPVNDRQLPCKNGQAKVYL, encoded by the exons ATGGACATTACTTACAAACCAAGCATTCATCCCCAATTCGAAGAACTAATGGAAAGAATACATCCACCAAG GGTTTGTATTGACAATGACACATTTCCAGATTTAACTCTTGTGAAG GTTGATAGTACTAATAAGCACGGGATGCTGCTGGAGATTGTCCAAGTTTTGACGGATCTTGAACTTGTTATTTTGAAAGCATACATCTCGTCTGATGGCAGTTGGCTCATGGATG TCTTTCATGTAACAGACCAGAAGGGGAAAAAGATTAAGGATGAAAGGGTCATACATCGCATCCATGAG GGTATCTGCGATAGTAGGAGAGTCTCCAGGCCCCAGCAACCACGGGTAGGACGCACGGCACTTGAGATGACTGGGATAGATAGGCCAGGTTTGATGTCCGAGATGTTAGCCGTGCTAGTCGAGCTAGGATGTAATGTTTCCTCAGCCATGGCATGGACTCACAACAACCGAGCTGCGTGCATTATTTACGTAGATGATAGTTCTAAAGGCGGGCCTATCATGGACCCTAGACGAGTGGCCGAGGTGCATACACAACTTGAAAATGTTGTCGATGCCCATCACTACAACGACGAGAGGCATAGCGTGAGATTGGCTGCCCCGTCTACATGTCAAACCCACACAGAGAGACGGCTCCACCAGCTGATGGCAGCTGATAGAGACTACGAGGAATGCTGTCCGTGTCGTGGTAGTGGTAATGACGATGAGGATGTTGATCAAGTGTACCGGGACGAAGGGCAGAGGAAGAAAGAATGTGACGGCACGCATGTGAAAATTGACAAGTGCAAAGAAAATGGATATTCCGCTGTGACGATAAGGTGTAGAGATCGGCCTAAGTTGTTATACGACACACTATGTACTTTGACAGATCTGCACTATATTGTCTTCCATGCTGCTATGAGCTCCAATGAAGCTATTGCTTTCCAG GAGTACTATGTAAGACATGAGAATGGATATGCTTTAGATTCTGAAGCTGAGAGGCTAAAGGTTACTCAGTGTTTGGTTGCTGCCACAGAAAGAAGAAATTCTGAT GGATTAAGACTGGATATTTGCACAAGAAACAGAACGGGATTGCTATCGGACCTCACTCGAGTTTTTCGAGAGAGTGGATTATCCATAACTAGGGCCGAGATTGGCACCCGGGGTGAAAACGCCATCGGAACATTCTACGTGAAAGACATGTCGGGGCAAAAAGTAAATCCAGAAACCCTGGAAATGGTGACTCAAGAAATCGAAGGCTCCATTGTTGTCGCGAATACATCTTCTGAATCATCCCCCGAAGCGACATCCCCGGAAACATGTAGAAGCAGTACAGGAAAAACTCAACAATTTTCACTGGGGAACTTTCTGCGCGAACAGCTGGAGCGGCTTTCGAGCAATTTTAAACCCCTAAAAGGTGAGCATTCACCGGTTAATGATCGGCAGTTGCCATGCAAAAATGGACAGGCTAAGGTTTATTTATGA